The following are encoded together in the Methanosarcina flavescens genome:
- a CDS encoding HdeD family acid-resistance protein, with protein sequence MEQPVDTDSRIELKVPQEPKVPQELWWSVLLEGIIATIIGIFLLYEPIATTILLVQILAIFWLVEGIFSVIKALIFTKNGKWKLLSGILSIIVGVVILMYPIISPYIVLRLLMVFIGILALVNGAVIITSALKGGGWGTGILGVLTIVLGLLLLTNSLAGVIVLPWVFGVFFVIGGIGAIIWGIKMRTRK encoded by the coding sequence ATGGAACAACCAGTTGATACCGATTCCAGAATAGAGTTAAAAGTGCCGCAGGAACCAAAAGTACCTCAGGAACTCTGGTGGTCGGTTCTTCTGGAAGGAATTATTGCTACTATTATAGGTATTTTCCTCTTATACGAGCCTATAGCAACCACTATTCTGTTAGTACAAATTCTAGCCATTTTCTGGCTAGTAGAAGGAATTTTTTCTGTTATAAAGGCATTGATTTTTACAAAGAATGGGAAATGGAAGTTGCTTTCAGGTATCTTGAGCATTATTGTGGGAGTTGTAATACTGATGTATCCTATCATCAGTCCCTACATTGTTCTTAGATTACTCATGGTCTTCATCGGGATTTTAGCTCTTGTCAACGGTGCTGTGATAATTACTTCGGCACTTAAAGGGGGAGGGTGGGGTACGGGAATTCTTGGTGTGCTTACCATAGTCCTGGGTTTACTCCTGTTAACCAATTCTCTGGCTGGAGTCATTGTTCTGCCATGGGTATTCGGAGTCTTCTTTGTTATCGGGGGAATTGGAGCAATTATCTGGGGAATAAAAATGAGAACCAGAAAATAA
- the hcp gene encoding hydroxylamine reductase, translated as MFCNQCQEALNVKGCTKNGVCGKKGEVADLQDRLLYILKSISFYNLKARAAGVNEEATDRFVLDSYFATLTNTNFDKQEFESLINKAFKLRDEIKGKLPAEVLAAEKSLPAVATVTPENIGSLDIAVHSTQDEDIRSLREILTFGLKGLAAYAHHAYVLGYKDEGIYEFIEKGLVSTTDDSLDMETLLGMVLECGKKGVSVLALLDKANTETYGNPEPTAVNIGVRDRPGILISGHDLRDLEQLLEQTKGTGIDVYTHGEMLPANAYPAFKKYDNFVGNYGNSWWKQYEEFEKFNGPILMTTNCIIPPRESYKNRIYTTGVVGFEGLTHIYEKEDGTKDFSPLIEQAKTSKPPEPIESGTITAGFAHEAALSVADKIIDAVKTGKISRFVVMAGCDGRHKERAYYTDFAKALPEDTVILTAGCAKYRYNKLDLGDIGGIPRVIDAGQCNDSYSLVVIAQKLAEAFGLENINDLPVSYNIAWYEQKAVLVLLALLSLGVKNITLGPTLPAFLSPNVIKVLVENFNLRPNTTVEEDMKVLLKQA; from the coding sequence ATGTTCTGTAACCAGTGTCAGGAAGCACTTAATGTAAAGGGCTGTACAAAAAATGGGGTATGCGGTAAAAAAGGAGAAGTTGCAGATCTCCAGGACAGGCTGCTCTATATACTCAAAAGTATCTCTTTCTATAACCTTAAAGCAAGAGCTGCAGGCGTTAATGAAGAAGCAACCGACAGATTTGTGCTTGACAGCTACTTTGCAACCCTTACGAACACCAATTTTGATAAACAGGAATTTGAGTCTCTTATAAACAAAGCGTTTAAGCTCAGAGACGAGATCAAAGGAAAACTGCCAGCTGAAGTTCTAGCTGCTGAAAAATCCCTGCCTGCGGTGGCTACGGTTACTCCGGAGAATATAGGAAGCCTTGATATCGCAGTTCACTCCACGCAGGACGAGGATATCAGGTCTCTCCGGGAGATTCTGACCTTTGGACTGAAAGGTCTGGCTGCTTATGCTCACCATGCGTATGTTCTGGGATATAAGGATGAAGGAATCTATGAGTTCATAGAAAAAGGGCTTGTCTCGACTACGGACGACAGCCTGGATATGGAAACCCTGCTCGGAATGGTTCTGGAATGCGGAAAAAAAGGCGTATCCGTGCTTGCCCTGCTCGATAAAGCAAACACAGAAACCTATGGAAACCCGGAGCCGACAGCGGTTAATATTGGAGTCAGGGACAGACCCGGAATTCTCATTAGCGGACATGACCTCCGGGATCTGGAACAGTTGCTTGAGCAGACAAAAGGCACAGGAATTGATGTTTATACGCACGGGGAAATGCTGCCTGCAAATGCCTACCCTGCCTTCAAAAAATACGATAACTTCGTAGGCAATTACGGGAATTCATGGTGGAAACAGTATGAGGAGTTCGAGAAGTTTAACGGTCCAATTCTTATGACTACAAACTGTATAATCCCGCCAAGAGAGTCGTACAAAAATCGGATTTATACTACAGGTGTCGTTGGATTTGAAGGGCTTACCCACATATACGAAAAAGAAGACGGTACTAAAGATTTTTCCCCTCTAATCGAGCAGGCAAAAACGAGCAAGCCACCTGAGCCGATCGAAAGCGGAACTATAACCGCAGGTTTTGCACACGAGGCAGCTCTGTCGGTCGCGGATAAGATTATAGACGCCGTAAAAACCGGGAAGATAAGCAGATTCGTGGTTATGGCAGGTTGCGACGGCAGACATAAAGAAAGAGCTTACTATACCGATTTTGCAAAAGCCCTGCCTGAAGATACCGTAATTCTTACTGCAGGCTGCGCCAAATACCGATATAATAAACTCGATCTCGGTGACATCGGAGGAATTCCGAGGGTTATCGATGCCGGACAGTGCAACGACTCTTACTCACTTGTGGTAATTGCCCAGAAACTTGCAGAGGCTTTCGGGCTTGAGAACATAAACGACCTGCCGGTCTCGTATAATATAGCCTGGTACGAACAAAAAGCCGTGCTTGTTCTGCTCGCCCTCCTGAGCCTTGGCGTAAAAAATATTACCCTCGGCCCGACACTTCCGGCTTTCCTCTCACCTAACGTGATTAAAGTGCTGGTTGAAAACTTCAATCTCAGACCCAATACAACCGTTGAAGAAGATATGAAAGTGCTTCTGAAACAGGCCTGA
- the ppcA gene encoding phosphoenolpyruvate carboxylase, which produces MSSKTEFPKIMCTQHPDSASKYIATQEEPEEAIEAAMIFGCDEYMPDYEGKATPYHQNVQIVSKLIEETGLVPGKDFFITPRAPSAVQENRFRQLMVMMSIAEANYNAHEYPDVQAINEFVHPMTDSVREILEAQQHMIDVSELAKKEFGFSMEVPRIIPLIEDAPSLLHATELVENAIHTWKERFGAAPDRFRVFLGKSDSALSFGHVASTLSCKYAINGLSELNSEIDTQIGIIFGAGTLPFRGHLDLKNAENFFRECQGIETITLQSALRYSHKKGDAEALVNLAKAKLPEMPELFSAEEKEEIVNLIGIFGTGYSRILRQLAPMINRIADLLPQHRDRLMHKGTGGYSRNAPNISGVVKLCRTDIGKELEASMPAENLHLPRAIKFTGALYSIGLPPEFIGTGRALQEARKKLGEAACENLLTKYFPSLAGDLNFASGYLDLNVASRFLSEACLKEIRKDIEIMREVFDLETRPEPSYRILLEMMQPDLLQARSAEECMDEEVSQLVCSTLTKMGKIRKALG; this is translated from the coding sequence ATGAGCAGTAAAACCGAATTTCCAAAGATAATGTGCACCCAGCACCCTGACTCGGCATCGAAATATATCGCAACACAGGAAGAACCTGAAGAAGCTATAGAAGCTGCAATGATCTTCGGTTGTGATGAATACATGCCGGATTACGAGGGAAAGGCTACACCTTACCATCAGAATGTCCAGATTGTATCAAAACTTATAGAGGAAACTGGCCTTGTGCCCGGAAAGGACTTTTTCATCACGCCGAGGGCTCCAAGTGCAGTTCAAGAAAACCGGTTCAGGCAACTCATGGTTATGATGTCGATTGCAGAGGCTAATTACAATGCACATGAGTATCCGGACGTCCAGGCAATCAATGAGTTCGTGCATCCCATGACAGACAGTGTCAGGGAAATTCTTGAAGCCCAGCAACATATGATAGATGTAAGTGAACTTGCAAAAAAGGAATTCGGGTTCTCAATGGAAGTACCGCGCATAATTCCTCTTATCGAAGACGCTCCTTCACTGCTACATGCAACAGAACTTGTCGAAAACGCGATACATACCTGGAAAGAACGTTTTGGGGCAGCGCCGGACAGGTTCAGGGTATTTCTGGGCAAATCTGATTCTGCCCTATCTTTCGGGCATGTTGCAAGCACATTATCCTGCAAATACGCAATAAACGGACTCTCCGAGCTAAATTCTGAAATCGACACCCAAATCGGGATTATCTTCGGAGCAGGGACTCTGCCTTTCAGGGGACACCTTGACCTGAAAAACGCAGAAAATTTCTTCAGGGAGTGCCAGGGAATAGAAACCATTACTCTCCAGTCCGCCCTAAGGTACAGCCATAAAAAAGGCGACGCAGAAGCCCTGGTAAATCTTGCAAAGGCAAAACTGCCGGAGATGCCTGAACTCTTTTCAGCCGAGGAAAAAGAAGAAATCGTAAATCTCATAGGGATATTCGGGACAGGATACAGCCGGATTCTCAGGCAGCTAGCTCCCATGATAAACCGGATAGCTGATCTTCTCCCCCAGCATCGAGACCGTCTTATGCATAAAGGAACAGGCGGCTATTCAAGAAATGCTCCTAACATTTCGGGTGTTGTCAAACTCTGTCGTACCGATATAGGAAAAGAGCTTGAAGCCAGCATGCCTGCCGAAAACCTCCATCTTCCCAGGGCGATCAAGTTCACAGGTGCACTTTATTCCATAGGCCTGCCACCGGAATTCATAGGCACAGGACGAGCTCTTCAAGAAGCTCGGAAAAAACTCGGAGAAGCCGCCTGTGAAAATTTACTTACAAAGTATTTTCCTTCACTTGCAGGTGACCTGAATTTTGCATCCGGATACCTTGACCTCAATGTAGCTTCGCGCTTTCTGTCCGAAGCATGCCTGAAAGAAATCCGCAAAGATATTGAGATAATGCGTGAGGTCTTTGACCTTGAAACCAGACCCGAACCCTCATACCGCATCCTGCTGGAAATGATGCAGCCCGACCTTCTCCAGGCAAGAAGTGCAGAGGAGTGCATGGATGAGGAAGTTTCCCAGCTTGTGTGCTCGACCCTGACCAAAATGGGGAAAATCAGGAAGGCTCTCGGTTAA
- a CDS encoding DUF3656 domain-containing protein, which translates to MGNKEALFATIRGRADAVYLGVGKFNAHQGAKNFNLKDLDAAVKESLGVTPFEAAFIEIEADENIFVLIGVLKNARRKVADLLLEKILSAQKKKQKHPNLEDLNYLCSSENDGSSIRENLMCDFNGIDMR; encoded by the coding sequence GTGGGAAATAAAGAAGCCCTGTTTGCCACAATTCGAGGAAGAGCTGACGCTGTCTACCTAGGAGTAGGGAAATTCAATGCCCACCAGGGTGCAAAGAATTTTAATCTCAAAGACCTTGACGCAGCCGTAAAAGAAAGTCTTGGGGTTACTCCTTTTGAAGCTGCCTTTATTGAGATCGAAGCCGATGAGAATATTTTCGTCCTGATTGGTGTGCTGAAGAATGCACGACGAAAAGTCGCAGATCTTTTGCTTGAGAAAATTCTCAGTGCACAGAAGAAAAAGCAAAAGCACCCGAACCTGGAAGATTTGAATTACCTGTGCAGTTCTGAGAATGACGGGAGTTCTATCCGCGAAAATCTCATGTGCGATTTTAATGGGATTGATATGCGATAA
- a CDS encoding MATE family efflux transporter — MVSDEEMRSGNIVNLFLKFAFPTVVGVIIAGIQGIIDGFFIGNAIGSQGLAAVTLAYPAYMAIIAIGVFIGIGSSSLTALQLGKENLSGALNTVHNAFSLCLLTGAIFTIVGLVFCKTSISLLGTSGPALDFAREYLRIIFTGSVFMILAIALDPLVRNDGKPKLCMNIMIAGVIVNLVLDYLFIIRMGMGMSGAAFATIISFALPALLLIHYLFSSQAKLKLRLKAMRLKLETLLQILRAGIPSFVMQISIAFVLFAHNYMLLRYGSELAVSAYGIIGYVFSIFYMLFEGIALGVQPIIGFNYGAGYYERVSKTLKLTILSCILVGALGFALIYLFPERVIQIFSQDDTELLEVTLRGMEIFMFSLLVEGTVLFTAIYYQSINRVREALLIYLGKIFVFLLPLLFILPIFFGLDGVWLASPVTEYLMMIVALVMLSKEFKFLKHNAVENKHPAGKNQALPVIRQIGKTEVEENSRFVKFRPAEKKDIS; from the coding sequence ATGGTAAGTGATGAAGAAATGAGATCCGGGAATATTGTGAATCTCTTCTTGAAATTTGCATTCCCTACTGTTGTAGGAGTCATCATTGCCGGAATTCAGGGAATAATTGACGGTTTCTTTATAGGGAATGCTATCGGAAGCCAGGGGCTTGCAGCAGTCACCCTTGCATATCCGGCTTATATGGCTATAATCGCAATTGGAGTATTTATCGGGATCGGCTCATCCAGTCTAACGGCGTTGCAACTTGGGAAAGAAAATCTCAGCGGAGCACTGAATACAGTACATAATGCTTTTTCCCTGTGCCTTCTTACAGGAGCTATCTTTACAATAGTGGGGCTGGTTTTCTGTAAAACTTCAATCAGCCTACTTGGGACCAGCGGTCCTGCCCTGGATTTTGCCCGCGAGTACCTGAGGATTATTTTTACGGGTTCGGTTTTCATGATTCTGGCAATTGCCCTTGACCCGCTGGTAAGAAACGACGGGAAACCCAAACTCTGTATGAATATCATGATTGCAGGAGTAATTGTAAATCTCGTGCTTGACTACCTTTTTATTATACGTATGGGCATGGGAATGTCAGGTGCCGCTTTTGCAACAATAATCTCCTTTGCCCTCCCGGCATTACTGCTAATACATTATCTGTTTAGCAGTCAGGCAAAACTCAAACTCAGGCTTAAAGCCATGAGATTGAAACTGGAAACTCTGCTCCAGATCCTCAGAGCCGGAATTCCGTCCTTCGTAATGCAGATATCAATTGCTTTTGTGCTTTTTGCACATAATTATATGCTGCTCAGGTACGGTTCCGAACTTGCGGTCTCAGCTTACGGCATTATAGGATATGTTTTCTCAATTTTCTATATGCTTTTCGAAGGAATAGCCCTGGGAGTGCAGCCGATTATAGGCTTCAATTACGGTGCTGGTTACTATGAGAGAGTCTCAAAGACCCTGAAACTTACAATTCTCTCATGTATTCTCGTGGGAGCTCTCGGGTTTGCACTGATCTACCTCTTTCCAGAGAGAGTTATTCAGATTTTCAGCCAGGACGACACCGAACTTCTGGAAGTTACGCTGCGAGGAATGGAGATCTTCATGTTCTCTTTGCTCGTTGAAGGTACTGTGCTCTTCACTGCCATCTACTACCAGTCAATAAACAGGGTCAGAGAGGCACTTCTCATCTATCTGGGAAAAATTTTTGTTTTCCTGCTTCCTCTACTCTTCATCCTGCCGATCTTCTTCGGTCTTGATGGGGTCTGGTTGGCCTCTCCGGTCACAGAGTACCTCATGATGATAGTAGCTCTGGTCATGCTTTCGAAGGAATTTAAGTTTCTCAAGCACAATGCAGTAGAAAATAAACATCCAGCTGGTAAAAATCAGGCGTTACCAGTAATCAGACAGATCGGAAAAACCGAAGTAGAGGAGAATTCCAGGTTTGTTAAATTCAGACCTGCTGAAAAGAAAGACATCTCGTGA
- a CDS encoding ABC transporter ATP-binding protein — MTGSAREKRIDILNFKRALSLVWQSAPGWTLISAFLVVLQGALPLASLYLMKLIVDSITTGISSSNKEAAFGHIMFLIFLAAAASFLTVLNSAVLNIVSEAQAALVSDNILDLLHDKSIEADLEYYENPKYYDTLYRAQNDAPFRPTRIVNSIFQVCQNGISLVIIFGLITSFSWIVAASLTIAAIPVAFVRLIYSNKVYEWQCSCTAKERKVWYFHWLLTSNSSAKEIKLFNLGPLFTKRYHNLRKKLRRERLTITAKQSVADLAAQTVSIVTVFVSFIFIAMRAFQGNITLGDLVMYFGALQQGYSFLSNFLNGFADLYEDNLFMTTLYKFLDLKPALKKSSNTIPVPEKIKDGISFENVGFSYPNQKTKVLKDINLHISAGKTIALVGNNGSGKTTLIKLLCRFYDPTEGRILIDGIDLRDFKILDLRKEISVVFQDYIHYNLTARENIWFGDINKPVDEKNILQAAECSGADRIIEQLDNSYETILGKWLEDGTELSIGEWQKIALARAFFRDSQIIVLDEPTSSLDPKAEDEVFKKFQQIAAGRTAIIISHRLSTVKMADSIYFMKEGRILESGTHDELMALDGEYAQLFRIQSKHYN, encoded by the coding sequence ATGACGGGATCTGCAAGAGAAAAAAGAATTGATATTCTCAACTTTAAACGTGCACTTTCGCTTGTCTGGCAAAGTGCACCTGGATGGACGCTAATAAGTGCCTTTTTAGTAGTGTTGCAAGGTGCTCTGCCACTGGCTTCTCTTTATCTTATGAAATTGATAGTGGATTCTATAACGACTGGTATCTCCTCATCCAATAAAGAGGCTGCCTTTGGACATATCATGTTCCTTATCTTCCTAGCAGCTGCGGCGTCATTTTTAACTGTCTTAAACAGTGCAGTTTTAAATATAGTTAGTGAAGCACAGGCAGCTTTGGTTTCAGACAATATCCTTGATCTACTTCATGACAAATCAATTGAAGCTGACCTAGAATATTATGAGAATCCTAAGTATTACGATACACTCTATAGAGCTCAAAATGATGCTCCTTTCAGACCAACAAGAATAGTTAACAGCATTTTCCAGGTATGCCAAAATGGTATATCCTTAGTAATTATATTCGGATTGATTACTTCTTTTAGCTGGATTGTAGCTGCATCTCTAACAATTGCAGCCATACCAGTAGCCTTTGTTCGTTTGATATACTCAAACAAAGTTTATGAATGGCAATGTTCTTGTACGGCAAAGGAACGAAAAGTATGGTATTTTCACTGGCTGCTTACCAGTAATAGTAGTGCAAAGGAAATCAAACTGTTTAATCTTGGGCCTTTGTTCACGAAAAGGTACCATAACCTACGTAAGAAGCTTCGAAGGGAACGATTAACCATAACAGCTAAACAATCTGTAGCAGATCTGGCTGCCCAAACTGTTAGTATTGTAACTGTTTTTGTAAGTTTCATATTTATCGCTATGAGAGCTTTTCAGGGAAATATAACTCTTGGTGACTTAGTAATGTACTTTGGAGCTTTGCAACAGGGCTATTCATTTCTTTCTAATTTCCTAAACGGTTTTGCAGATCTTTATGAGGACAACCTCTTTATGACAACACTTTATAAATTTTTAGATCTAAAGCCTGCTTTGAAAAAATCATCAAATACAATACCAGTACCTGAGAAGATTAAAGATGGAATCTCCTTCGAAAATGTTGGATTTAGCTATCCTAACCAAAAAACCAAAGTCCTGAAAGACATCAACCTGCACATAAGTGCTGGAAAGACCATAGCTCTTGTTGGAAACAATGGATCGGGAAAAACTACATTGATAAAACTTCTCTGCAGATTCTATGATCCGACTGAAGGAAGGATACTGATTGACGGAATCGACCTCCGCGATTTCAAAATACTCGATTTACGAAAAGAAATTAGTGTCGTCTTTCAGGATTATATACACTACAATTTAACTGCTAGAGAAAATATTTGGTTTGGTGATATAAATAAGCCTGTTGATGAAAAGAATATCCTGCAAGCAGCGGAGTGTTCAGGAGCAGATCGTATTATTGAACAGCTTGATAATAGTTACGAGACAATCCTGGGAAAGTGGCTTGAGGATGGCACAGAATTGAGTATTGGGGAATGGCAGAAAATTGCTCTTGCCAGGGCTTTTTTCCGGGACTCCCAGATAATAGTTCTAGACGAGCCTACAAGCTCATTAGATCCGAAGGCTGAAGACGAAGTTTTCAAAAAATTTCAGCAGATTGCTGCAGGTCGAACTGCTATAATAATAAGTCACAGACTCTCAACAGTGAAAATGGCGGATTCCATATATTTCATGAAAGAGGGAAGGATCCTGGAAAGTGGTACTCATGATGAATTGATGGCTCTTGATGGTGAGTATGCACAACTTTTTAGGATTCAATCAAAACATTATAACTAA
- a CDS encoding radical SAM/SPASM domain-containing protein: MNQIEYIPQFCVWELTLKCNMNCKHCGSMAGKARGRELTVDECLNVAEQLIELGCEQVTFIGGEVFLYKGWEKIARKLSENGLHVNIITNGFLLGDEQIAQIKYAKLTNVGISLDGMESNHNNMRNVNTSFEKVMEAFDIFKREKIPVAVVTSLVDSNFEDLWPMYELLVEKGIKAWQIQIVNPMGNMADKRNLILDPAKVPLITKFIREKREEKKIAIYAGDDIGYFDENEPYLRGPPGTVCEWSGCQAGLRVVGIDSIGNVKGCESLYSDEFIEGNLREESLSEIWFKEGNFAYNRNFDVSMLTGSCKDCDKGAICRGGCRGSCYFTTNSKFENLYCCYPEKKQNVT, encoded by the coding sequence ATGAATCAAATTGAATACATACCTCAATTCTGTGTATGGGAACTTACGCTAAAATGTAATATGAATTGCAAACACTGCGGCTCTATGGCAGGAAAAGCCAGAGGAAGAGAACTCACAGTTGATGAATGTCTTAACGTCGCCGAACAGCTAATAGAACTTGGATGCGAACAGGTAACTTTCATTGGAGGAGAAGTTTTTCTGTACAAGGGATGGGAAAAAATAGCCAGAAAATTATCTGAAAATGGTCTTCATGTTAATATTATTACCAATGGCTTTTTACTTGGAGATGAACAAATTGCCCAGATCAAATACGCCAAATTAACTAATGTGGGAATTTCTCTCGATGGAATGGAAAGCAATCATAATAATATGAGAAATGTAAACACATCATTCGAAAAAGTGATGGAAGCTTTTGATATCTTCAAAAGAGAAAAAATACCTGTGGCTGTTGTAACCAGTCTGGTTGATAGTAATTTTGAGGATTTATGGCCAATGTATGAGTTACTTGTGGAGAAGGGCATAAAGGCCTGGCAGATACAGATAGTTAATCCAATGGGAAATATGGCTGATAAAAGGAATCTTATCCTGGACCCAGCTAAGGTGCCGCTGATTACCAAGTTTATTAGAGAAAAGCGTGAAGAAAAGAAGATCGCGATCTATGCAGGAGATGACATCGGATACTTTGATGAAAATGAACCATATTTGAGGGGTCCGCCAGGGACAGTTTGTGAATGGTCAGGATGCCAGGCGGGCTTGCGAGTAGTGGGAATAGATAGTATAGGCAATGTAAAAGGTTGTGAATCCCTGTACTCAGATGAGTTTATTGAAGGCAATTTGCGTGAAGAATCCTTATCCGAAATCTGGTTTAAAGAAGGCAATTTTGCTTACAACAGAAATTTTGATGTTAGTATGCTGACAGGCAGTTGTAAAGATTGTGATAAAGGAGCCATTTGCCGAGGTGGATGCAGGGGAAGTTGTTATTTTACAACTAATTCTAAATTTGAAAACCTTTACTGCTGCTATCCTGAAAAAAAGCAAAATGTAACATGA
- a CDS encoding protease inhibitor I42 family protein, producing the protein MNWKKSLILILVLICIPVAAISLNSETTSQNGDASAASKATSQATISDEDISMASTQDEDVSVPSKAANQAIISDGDVSRTPTQDGDVSVASKAASQAIISSGGDVSMVSKSTSEVTVKQGESYTVSLKEDTSTGYNWKVTHSDGLKLLSDTNSDGERELKFLAAQKGKQTIKAEYYKSGEESLKLTSEFVLNVV; encoded by the coding sequence ATGAACTGGAAAAAAAGTTTAATACTTATACTGGTTTTGATCTGTATTCCAGTCGCTGCAATCTCGCTTAATAGTGAAACCACATCACAGAATGGAGATGCTTCTGCGGCTTCAAAAGCTACAAGTCAAGCTACAATAAGCGATGAAGACATTTCTATGGCCTCAACACAGGATGAAGATGTCTCTGTGCCTTCAAAAGCTGCAAATCAAGCTATAATAAGCGATGGAGACGTTTCTAGGACACCAACACAGGATGGAGATGTTTCTGTGGCTTCAAAAGCTGCAAGTCAGGCTATAATAAGCAGCGGTGGAGACGTTTCTATGGTCTCAAAATCCACAAGTGAGGTCACTGTAAAACAGGGAGAAAGTTATACTGTTTCTCTAAAAGAAGATACGTCTACGGGCTATAATTGGAAAGTGACTCATTCAGATGGGCTCAAACTTCTATCTGACACGAACTCTGATGGAGAAAGGGAATTAAAGTTTCTTGCAGCTCAAAAAGGAAAACAAACAATAAAAGCGGAATACTACAAATCTGGAGAGGAAAGCCTAAAACTCACTTCTGAGTTTGTATTAAATGTAGTTTAA